Genomic segment of Vibrio celticus:
CTACCGCCTGCTTCATAACACGGGCAGATTTCACCACTTGAGGAAGGAACATCTTACCTTCACCAAATAGGTCACCAACAACGTTCATGCCGTCCATTAGAGGGCCTTCAATCACTTCAATAGGACGAGAGGCATTAACACGAGCTTCTTCGGTATCTTCAACAATAAAGTCGGTAATACCTTTTACCAAAGAGTGTTCTAAGCGCTTTTCTACTGGCCAGGTACGCCACTCTAAAGCCGATTTATCTTCAACTTTTCCAACAGCACGCTCTAGATATTCAGTCGCGATATCGAGTAAGCGCTCAGTTGAGTCGTCTCGGCGGTTTAGAACCACATCTTCAACGGCTTCACGTAAATCCTCAGGCACATTATCGTAAATCTCCAATTGCCCCGCATTTACGATGCCCATATCCATACCGTTTTTAAAACAGTGATATAGGAATACCGCATGAATAGCCTCACGGACGTAGTTATTACCGCGGAATGAGAATGAAACATTCGATACACCACCAGAGATCATTGCATGAGGGAGATCGCGTTTGATATCACCTACTGCTTCAATAAAATCAACCGCATAATTGTTATGCTCGTCAATGCCCGTCGCAACTGCAAAAATGTTCGGATCGAAAATAATATCTTCTGGTGGGAAACCGACTTCATCAACAAGAATGTTGTAGGCATTGGTACAGATTTCGACTTTACGCTCTCGAGTATCAGCCTGCCCTACTTCATCAAACGCCATCACGATGACAGCAGCACCATAACGACGAACTAATTTGGCTTGCTCAACAAACTTCTCTTTGCCTTCTTTTAGAGAGATGGAGTTAACGATGCCTTTGCCTTGAATACACTTTAGACCAGCTTCGATAACTTCCCACTTAGAAGAATCGACCATAACAGGTACTTTCGAGATTTCAGGTTCTGAAGCACATAGATTCAGGAATTTAACCATACACGCCTCGGCGTCTAGCATCCCTTCATCCATGTTGATATCGATAATTTGAGCACCATTCTCAACTTGCTCTCGAGCTACACTCAAGGCTTCGTCGTAGAGCTCTTCTTTGATAAGGCGCTTAAAGCGTGCAGAGCCGGTAACATTGGTCCGCTCACCTACATTCACGAACAAAGATTCTTTAGCTATCGTCAGTGGCTCTAGTCCCGAAAGACGACAAGAAACTGGTAAGTCTGGCAATTGACGCGGCGTTATACCTTCAACGGCCTCAGCCATTTCACGGATATGCTCTGGAGTAGTACCACAACACCCACCAATTAGGTTCAAGAAGCCACTTTCAGCCCACTCTTTAACATGTTCAGCCATATCCTCAGGAGAAAGGTCATACTCGCCAAATGCATTAGGCAAACCCGCATTAGGGTGAGCAGAAACATTGCACTCTGAGATACGAGACATCTCACCGACATACTCACGCAGTTCATCAGGGCCCAATGCACAGTTCAATCCAAATGAGATTGGTTTTACATGACGAAGGGCGTTGTAGAATGCTTCTGTCGTCTGTCCTGAAAGGGTACGACCTGATGCATCAGTGATGGTACCGGAAATCATCACTGGCAGACTGATACCTACTTCTTCGAAAACAGATTCAACCGCAAAAGCACACGCTTTCGCGTTTAACGTATCAAAGATAGTTTCAATAAGAATTAAATCTGAACCGCCCTTAATGAGCGCGCGAGTCGATTCAGAATAAGCTTCAACCAGTTCGTCAAAGCTAACATTACGGTAACCTGGATCGTTTACATCAGGGGATATAGAACAAGTTCGGTTGGTAGGGCCTAATACACCCGCTACGAAGCGAGGTTTATCTGGGGTCTTTGCGGTCCATTCATCAGCCGCTTCACGAGCAAGCTTGGCAGCAGCAAAGTTAATTTCTTCACTAAGGCTTTCCATATCATAATCGGCCATAGCGATGGTTGTAGCGTTAAAGGTATTGGTTTCGAGGATGTCAGCCCCAGCTTCCAAATACTCCATATGGATATCTTTGATAAGCTTAGGCTGTGTAAGAACTAAAAGGTCATTGTTGCCCTTCAAGTCACTGTGCCAATCAGCAAAGCGTTCACCACGATAGTCTTGCTCTTCCAATTTATAATCCTGAATCATGGTGCCCATGCCACCATCAATCAGTAAAATTCGTTGCTTCAACAGAGCGTCAATCTTTTGCCTTACATTACTTCCCACGGTACAACCTCATTCCTTTAATTATCCCTCCATCCTATCACACATTAAAAAGGAGTCTAGACGTCTAAAAAAGGAAATTGATTAC
This window contains:
- the metH gene encoding methionine synthase; protein product: MGSNVRQKIDALLKQRILLIDGGMGTMIQDYKLEEQDYRGERFADWHSDLKGNNDLLVLTQPKLIKDIHMEYLEAGADILETNTFNATTIAMADYDMESLSEEINFAAAKLAREAADEWTAKTPDKPRFVAGVLGPTNRTCSISPDVNDPGYRNVSFDELVEAYSESTRALIKGGSDLILIETIFDTLNAKACAFAVESVFEEVGISLPVMISGTITDASGRTLSGQTTEAFYNALRHVKPISFGLNCALGPDELREYVGEMSRISECNVSAHPNAGLPNAFGEYDLSPEDMAEHVKEWAESGFLNLIGGCCGTTPEHIREMAEAVEGITPRQLPDLPVSCRLSGLEPLTIAKESLFVNVGERTNVTGSARFKRLIKEELYDEALSVAREQVENGAQIIDINMDEGMLDAEACMVKFLNLCASEPEISKVPVMVDSSKWEVIEAGLKCIQGKGIVNSISLKEGKEKFVEQAKLVRRYGAAVIVMAFDEVGQADTRERKVEICTNAYNILVDEVGFPPEDIIFDPNIFAVATGIDEHNNYAVDFIEAVGDIKRDLPHAMISGGVSNVSFSFRGNNYVREAIHAVFLYHCFKNGMDMGIVNAGQLEIYDNVPEDLREAVEDVVLNRRDDSTERLLDIATEYLERAVGKVEDKSALEWRTWPVEKRLEHSLVKGITDFIVEDTEEARVNASRPIEVIEGPLMDGMNVVGDLFGEGKMFLPQVVKSARVMKQAVAHLEPFINATKDVGATNGKILLATVKGDVHDIGKNIVGVVLQCNNYEIIDLGVMVSCEKILKVAKEENVDIIGLSGLITPSLDEMVHVAKEMERQGFKLPLLIGGATTSKAHTAVKIEQNYSEPVVYVNNASRAVGVCTSLLSDELKPAFVEKLDIDYDRVRDQHNRKKPRTKPVTLERARANKVAIDWDAYTPPAPAKPGVHIFNDFDVATLRQYIDWTPFFMTWSLVGKYPAILDHEEVGEEAKRLFKDANDLLDRVEKEKLLEARGMCAMFPANSVGDDIEVYTDESRTEVLKVLHNLRQQTEKPKGFNYCLSDYIAPKESGKADWIGGFAVTGGIGERELADEYKAKGDDYNAIMIQAVADRLAEAFAEYLHKEVRKDIWGYSPDENLSNDDLIREKYQGIRPAPGYPACPEHTEKGTLWELMDVEKAIDMSLTTSYAMWPGASVSGMYFSHPDARYFAIAQIQEDQVDSYADRKGWDMLEAEKWLGPNIN